The following coding sequences are from one Lolium rigidum isolate FL_2022 chromosome 6, APGP_CSIRO_Lrig_0.1, whole genome shotgun sequence window:
- the LOC124661182 gene encoding protein NRT1/ PTR FAMILY 8.2-like — MGEVAAELYTQDGTVDIKGNPALKENTGNWRACPYILANECCERLAYYGMSTNLVNFMKDRMGMANAVAANNVTNWSGTCYITPLIGAFLADAYLGRFWTIASFMIIYIIGLALLTMATSVPGLIPFCADKGVCDPTAGQSAAVFVALYLIALGTGGIKPCVSSFGADQFDEHDDKERKSKSSFFNWFYFSINIGALVASSVLVYVQTHVGWGWGFGIPAVVMAIAVGSFFVGTPLYRHQRPGGSPLTRIAQVLVAATRKWRVPVSGDALYETVDKESGIEGSRKLEHTKQFRFLDKAAVVVDTPADRMASSSPWRLCTVTQVEELKSVVRLLPIWASGIVFATVYSQMSTMFVLQGNTLDASMGPHFAIPAASLSIFDTLSVIAWVPVYDQILVPAVRSITGRPRGFTQLQRMGIGLVVSMFAMLAAGVLELVRLRSIATHGLYAKDKIVPISIFWQVPQYFIIGAAEVFTFVGQLEFFYDQAPDAMRSMCSALSLTTVALGNYLSTLLVTVVAKITTRGGKEGWIPDNLNVGHLDYFFWLLAGLSLANFAVYLLIASWYTYKKTAEYPQPDAVKGSAAASDQYPHLVKGSSAGVHDE; from the exons ATGGGGGAGGTCGCTGCAGAGCTGTACACCCAGGATGGCACCGTGGACATCAAGGGTAACCCGGCCCTCAAGGAGAACACAGGCAACTGGCGTGCCTGCCCCTACATCCTCG CTAACGAATGTTGCGAGCGGCTGGCGTACTACGGCATGAGCACCAACCTGGTGAACTTCATGAAGGACCGGATGGGCATGGCCAACGCGGTGGCGGCCAACAACGTGACCAACTGGTCGGGCACCTGCTACATCACGCCCCTCATCGGCGCCTTCCTGGCCGACGCCTACCTCGGCCGCTTCTGGACCATCGCCTCCTTCATGATCATCTACATCATCGGCCTCGCCTTGCTCACCATGGCTACCTCCGTGCCGGGCCTCATCCCCTTCTGCGCCGACAAGGGGGTCTGCGACCCCACGGCGGGGCAGTCGGCGGCGGTGTTTGTCGCGCTCTATCTCATCGCGCTCGGCACGGGCGGCATCAAGCCCTGCGTGTCGTCCTTCGGTGCCGACCAGTTCGACGAGCACGACGACAAGGAGCGCAAGAGCAAGAGCTCCTTCTTTAACTGGTTCTACTTCTCCATCAACATCGGCGCGCTGGTGGCGTCGTCGGTGCTGGTGTACGTGCAGACGCACGTCGGCTGGGGCTGGGGCTTCGGCATCCCGGCGGTTGTCATGGCGATCGCCGTGGGCAGCTTCTTCGTCGGCACGCCGCTGTACCGCCACCAGCGCCCCGGCGGCAGCCCGCTGACACGCATCGCACAGGTGCTCGTCGCCGCCACGCGCAAGTGGCGCGTGCCCGTGTCCGGTGACGCGCTGTACGAGACGGTGGACAAGGAGTCCGGCATCGAGGGAAGCCGCAAGCTGGAGCACACCAAGCAGTTCCGGTTCCTCGacaaggcggcggtggtggtggatacCCCCGCAGACCGAATGGCGAGCTCGTCGCCGTGGCGGCTGTGCACGGTGACGCAGGTGGAGGAGCTCAAGAGCGTGGTGCGGCTGCTGCCCATATGGGCGAGCGGCATCGTCTTCGCCACCGTGTACAGCCAGATGAGCACCATGTTCGTGCTCCAGGGCAACACCCTCGACGCGTCCATGGGCCCGCACTTCGCCATCCCCGCCGCCTCGCTCTCCATCTTCGACACCCTCAGCGTCATCGCCTGGGTGCCCGTCTACGACCAGATCCTCGTCCCCGCCGTGCGCTCCATCACCGGCCGCCCCCGCGGCTTCACGCAGCTCCAGCGCATGGGCATCGGCCTCGTCGTCTCCATGTTCGCCATGCTTGCCGCGGGGGTCCTCGAGCTCGTCCGCCTCCGCTCCATCGCCACCCACGGGCTCTACGCCAAGGACAAGATCGTGCCCATCTCCATCTTCTGGCAGGTGCCGCAGTACTTCATCATCGGCGCCGCCGAGGTCTTCACCTTCGTCGGCCAGCTCGAGTTCTTCTACGACCAGGCGCCCGACGCCATGAGGAGCATGTGCTCCGCCCTCTCCCTCACCACCGTCGCCCTCGGCAACTACCTCAGCACGCTGCTCGTCACCGTGGTCGCCAAGATCACCACCAGGGGAGGCAAGGAAGGCTGGATACCCGACAACCTTAACGTCGGCCACCTCGACTACTTCTTCTGGCTCCTCGCCGGCCTCAGCCTCGCCAACTTCGCCGTCTACCTCCTCATCGCGAGCTGGTACACCTACAAGAAGACCGCCGAATACCCACAACCTGATGCCGTCAAAGGATCGGCTGCTGCTAGCGATCAGTACCCTCATCTCGTGAAAGGATCTTCAGCTGGTGTGCATGATGAGTGA